A window from Schistosoma haematobium chromosome 1, whole genome shotgun sequence encodes these proteins:
- the DCST2_2 gene encoding DC-STAMP domain containing 2 (EggNog:ENOG410V6FU~COG:S) — translation MHIYMIIFLILNFSFDVQCITLLVLSYSITYYIKWLLLMFATYIIIFEFILNILNHFEILKCLFHCITYFNVINLNKLNHLLLDKVKISIEHLINEYNSMLYNIRQILLNIHLFTLKLIQIINNNNIWIESIHNSCKNTNEVYNLCRNFFNKAYLLCMNELNTMNNSCDYIIFYKNNLCNSMQISTNECDNYNHLNITLKKDLNDKIEKIFNTIGQENITTIMMNSNEFQQMIYKMYDEITDSKQISSFMNDIEVMKLSISWFLFLWSLVTMTQLLIKAIVFRNLWLSKITFENSYITSEYIQQEKQAIQQGIPSTFPLTHNESKHYKLLTSFSWSHNEKNKMKCSNTLFNVWIILIIIIILLIHIIHNSLLSLTSLISNDFIQSRTRYSQNDEYLNLSSAIFNKIPSQPIIVSGTFYANIVRNILDLLIHPKDTLINNDVTVCHPILSSQDFNNYIIVITLLVLTIISQLIEVYIMRLRHIIMIWYYPERSNQRASWLRAHIRNNRKLFNDFKYTSGDTTDKHGRCFTNNLKTKHVLAGLSIKRITCFRCSKGCYSSKKQKPIENASQYSENLHACSICQLDLGNICIKCRTLLSLKYSQIGLEHLTNEEYITMNSVYSLRDDQY, via the exons atgca tatttatatgatcatatttttaatattgaatTTTTCATTCGATGTTCAATGTATTACATTATTGGTATTATCTTATTCAATTACATATTATATAAAATGGTTATTATTAATGTTTGCTacttatataattattttcgaattcattttaaatattttaaatcattttgaaatattaaaatgtttatttcattgtattacttatttcaatgtaattaatttaaacaaattaaatcatttattattggATAAAGTAAAGATTTCAATTGaacatttaataaatgaatataattctatgttatataatatacgtcaaatattattgaatattcatttatttacattaaaattaattcaaatcataaataataataatatatggatTGAATCTATACATAATTCATGTAAAAATACTAATGAGGTTTATAATTTGTGtcgaaatttttttaataaagcaTATTTGttatgtatgaatgaattaaatacCATGAATAATTCATgtgattacataatattttataaaaataatctaTGTAATTCAATGCAAATATCTACTAATGAATGtgataattataatcatttaaatattacattgaaaaaggatttaaatgataaaatagaaaagatATTCAATACTATTGGACAAGAGAatataacaacaataatgatgaaTTCTAATGAATTTCAACAAATGATTTATAAAATGTATGATGAAATTactgattccaaacaaattaGTAGTTTTATGAATGATATTGAAGTTATGAAATTATCTATTTcatggtttttatttttatggTCATTGGTTACTATGACACAATTATTAATAAAAGCAATTGTATTTAGAAATTTATGGTTGAGTAAAATAACATTTGAGAATAGTTATATAACTTCAGAATATATTCAGCAG gAGAAACAAGCAATTCAACAAGGAATTCCTTCAACGTTCCCACTTACACATAATGAATCGAAGCATTATAAATTATTAACTAGTTTCAGTTGGAGTCacaatgaaaagaataaaatgaaatgttcaAACACATTGTTTAATGTAtggataattttaattattataatcatattACTTATTCATATTATACACAATTCTTTACTTTCTTTAACCTctttaatttcaaatgatttcatTCAGTCTAGAACAAGATATTCtcaaaatgatgaatatttaaatcTCAGTTCtgcaatattcaataaaattccGTCTCAACCAATTATTGTTAGTGGtacattttatgcaaatattGTAAGAAATATACTCGATTTACTAATTCACCCAAAAGATacattaattaataatgatgttacAGTCTGTCACCCAATATTAAGTTCACAGGAtttcaataattatataatcGTTATAACATTATTAGTTCTAACAATTATAAGCCAATTAATTGAA GTATATATTATGAGATTGCGTCATATAATAATGATTTGGTATTATCCAGAAAGATCAAATCAGCGGGCATCATGGTTACGCGCTCATATACGAAATAATCGTAAACTTTTTAATGACTTCAAATATACATCGGGAGACACTACTGATAAACATGGTCGTTGTTTTACAAATAATCTAAAAACGAAGCATGTTTTAGCAGGACTTAGTATCAAACGTATTACATGTTTTCGGTGCAGTAAAGGATGTTATTCATCAAAAAAACAAAAGCCGATAGAGAATGCTTCTCAATATTCTGAAAATTTACATGCGTGTAGTATATGTCAGCTGGATCTTGGAAATATCTGCATAAAATGTCGTACATTATTATCTTTGAAATATTCACAAATTGGATTAGAACATTTAACCAATGAAGAGTATATAACTATGAATTCAGTGTATTCACTAAGAGATGATCAGTATTGA